One region of Bacterioplanoides sp. SCSIO 12839 genomic DNA includes:
- the pheT gene encoding phenylalanine--tRNA ligase subunit beta, whose translation MKFSEQWLREWVQPNDEKGAWDTQQLCDQVTLAGLEVDGVEDVASDFSGVVVGQVVSREQHPDADKLSLCQVSDGTETFQIVCGAANVREGLKIPFAKIGAVLPTEDGKGFKIKKAKLRGVESFGMLCAEQELGMAESSDGLMELPESAPVGQDFREYMDLDDKIIEVDLTPNRADCLSIAGLAREVGVLSKSDVQGPVIEAVAPAIDDKALIEVTATEGCPRYLGRIVKGVNVKAETPLWMVEKLRRSGIRSIDPVVDITNYILLEQGQPMHAFDLAKVDGGIRVRMAEQGEKLTLLDGQEVELKDNTLVIADHNKALAIAGIMGGEHSGVNGETQDLLLEAAFFNPITIAGRARSYGLHTDSSHRFERGVDYELARNAMERATALVIEICGGQPGPIVEALSEKDLPVAADITLRNRRVKQVLGLEMAQDDITEILTRLGMDVSVNGSDDDVSWSAKAPSYRFDMAIEADLIEELARIYGYNRLPVRTPKAHTPLATMPEAKMTIKDLRRQLVARGYQEAITYSFVDPKMQKAMDPEVEGLALLNPISTEMSVMRTNLWAGLVGAVSHNLKRQQPRVRLFETGLRFVPTDVDGKNELIQTPTLALAVCGSRLPQSWSAQDEAVDFFDVKGDVETLLARTGEAEAYKFVAAQHPALHPGQTARIEKNGKPVGWIGAIHPSLQKQVGVKQTVYLVELDQEAIQQKAVPAFGELSKFPEMRRDLALVVKQEQQVEAVFAAIREQAGEYLTNLNLFDVYVGKGIDPDRKSLALGLTWQHPSRTLTDDEVNDSVNAVLAHLEQSLGATLRG comes from the coding sequence TAGCGGCGTTGTGGTTGGCCAGGTGGTTAGCCGTGAACAACACCCAGATGCCGACAAATTAAGCCTGTGTCAGGTAAGTGATGGCACTGAAACCTTCCAGATTGTATGTGGCGCTGCCAATGTGCGCGAAGGTTTAAAAATTCCTTTTGCTAAGATCGGTGCTGTGCTGCCGACCGAAGATGGCAAAGGCTTTAAGATCAAAAAAGCCAAGCTGCGTGGCGTTGAATCTTTCGGTATGTTGTGTGCCGAACAAGAGTTGGGTATGGCTGAAAGCTCTGACGGCTTGATGGAATTGCCAGAGTCTGCTCCGGTGGGTCAGGATTTCCGTGAATACATGGATCTGGATGACAAAATCATCGAAGTTGATTTAACCCCTAACCGCGCCGATTGCCTGAGCATTGCAGGTCTGGCGCGTGAAGTGGGCGTGTTAAGCAAGTCGGATGTTCAGGGCCCGGTGATTGAAGCGGTTGCTCCGGCGATTGACGATAAAGCCTTAATTGAAGTAACGGCTACCGAAGGCTGTCCCCGTTATTTAGGCCGTATTGTTAAAGGTGTGAATGTTAAAGCAGAAACACCATTATGGATGGTGGAGAAGCTGCGCCGTAGTGGTATTCGCTCGATTGATCCGGTCGTAGATATCACCAACTACATTCTGCTGGAACAAGGCCAACCGATGCACGCATTCGATCTGGCTAAGGTTGATGGCGGCATTCGTGTACGTATGGCTGAGCAGGGCGAAAAACTGACCTTGTTAGACGGTCAGGAAGTCGAATTAAAAGACAATACCCTGGTGATTGCTGACCATAACAAGGCTCTGGCGATTGCGGGCATCATGGGTGGTGAACACTCAGGTGTGAACGGCGAAACTCAGGATCTGTTGTTAGAAGCGGCGTTCTTTAACCCAATTACCATTGCTGGCCGTGCACGTTCTTATGGTTTGCACACCGATTCTTCCCACCGCTTCGAGCGTGGTGTTGATTATGAACTGGCACGTAACGCCATGGAGCGTGCGACTGCGCTGGTGATTGAGATTTGTGGTGGTCAACCAGGCCCAATCGTTGAGGCGTTAAGCGAAAAAGATCTGCCGGTTGCAGCCGATATCACCCTGCGTAACCGTCGTGTGAAGCAGGTTCTGGGTCTGGAAATGGCGCAGGACGACATTACTGAAATTCTGACCCGTTTGGGTATGGATGTCAGTGTTAACGGTTCTGACGATGATGTTAGCTGGAGTGCAAAAGCACCAAGCTATCGTTTCGATATGGCGATTGAGGCTGATCTGATTGAAGAGCTGGCGCGCATTTACGGTTACAACCGTTTGCCGGTGCGTACGCCGAAAGCACACACGCCATTGGCTACCATGCCAGAAGCAAAAATGACGATCAAAGATCTGCGTCGTCAGCTCGTTGCTCGTGGTTATCAGGAAGCGATCACTTATAGCTTTGTTGATCCTAAGATGCAGAAAGCCATGGACCCTGAAGTTGAAGGCTTGGCGCTGCTGAATCCGATTTCTACCGAAATGTCGGTGATGCGCACTAACTTGTGGGCTGGCCTTGTTGGTGCCGTTTCCCATAATCTGAAACGCCAGCAGCCGCGTGTTCGTTTATTCGAAACCGGTCTTCGCTTTGTACCAACAGATGTAGATGGTAAGAACGAACTGATCCAAACACCTACTTTGGCGTTAGCGGTCTGTGGTTCGCGTTTGCCGCAGTCCTGGAGTGCTCAGGATGAAGCAGTCGATTTCTTCGATGTGAAAGGTGACGTTGAAACCTTATTGGCTCGTACCGGTGAAGCAGAGGCGTATAAGTTTGTTGCGGCGCAACATCCGGCACTGCATCCGGGCCAGACTGCTCGTATCGAGAAAAACGGCAAGCCAGTTGGTTGGATTGGCGCCATTCACCCAAGTCTGCAAAAGCAGGTAGGTGTGAAGCAAACCGTTTATCTGGTGGAGCTGGATCAGGAAGCGATTCAACAGAAAGCGGTTCCTGCGTTTGGTGAACTGTCTAAATTCCCGGAAATGCGTCGTGACCTGGCACTGGTTGTGAAGCAGGAGCAGCAAGTGGAAGCCGTGTTTGCCGCCATTCGCGAACAGGCTGGAGAATATCTGACAAACCTCAACCTGTTTGACGTTTATGTCGGCAAAGGTATTGATCCAGATAGAAAAAGTCTGGCTTTGGGCTTGACCTGGCAGCATCCTTCACGCACTCTGACTGATGACGAGGTGAACGATTCGGTGAACGCCGTACTTGCTCATCTTGAACAAAGTTTGGGAGCAACGCTAAGGGGTTAG
- the ihfA gene encoding integration host factor subunit alpha: MTALTKAELAEKLFDDLGLNKREAKDMVDLFFDEIRGSLSRNEQVKLSGFGNFDLRDKSQRPGRNPKTGEEIPISARRVVTFKPGQKLKIRVEAYAGTEPQ; encoded by the coding sequence ATGACCGCTCTGACCAAAGCAGAATTAGCAGAAAAACTGTTTGACGATCTTGGTCTGAACAAACGTGAAGCAAAGGATATGGTGGATCTCTTCTTTGATGAGATTCGCGGTAGCCTGAGCCGAAACGAACAAGTGAAGTTGTCAGGATTTGGCAACTTCGACTTGCGTGACAAAAGCCAACGACCAGGCCGTAATCCAAAAACCGGTGAAGAGATTCCGATCTCTGCACGTCGCGTTGTGACGTTTAAGCCAGGACAAAAGCTCAAAATCCGGGTAGAAGCCTATGCTGGAACCGAGCCACAATAA
- a CDS encoding MerR family transcriptional regulator → MLEPSHNNELPPIPAKRYFTIGEVSELCDVKPHVLRYWEQEFPQLSPVKRRGNRRYYQRQDVILVREIRTLLYENGYTIGGARQRLSDEGDDGAVAMDKALIKSMISELKELEELLRAD, encoded by the coding sequence ATGCTGGAACCGAGCCACAATAACGAACTTCCCCCAATTCCTGCAAAACGCTACTTCACCATTGGTGAGGTGAGTGAGCTGTGCGATGTGAAGCCACACGTACTGCGTTACTGGGAGCAGGAGTTTCCTCAGTTAAGCCCGGTGAAACGCCGCGGCAATCGCCGCTATTATCAGCGTCAGGACGTTATCCTCGTCCGTGAAATCCGCACCTTGCTTTATGAAAATGGCTATACCATTGGTGGTGCTCGTCAGCGTCTGAGTGATGAAGGTGATGATGGTGCAGTCGCGATGGATAAAGCGTTGATTAAAAGCATGATCAGCGAGCTGAAAGAGCTTGAAGAGCTACTGAGAGCAGACTAG
- a CDS encoding fatty acid cis/trans isomerase, which translates to MFRLLVVLVLLAGCSSVALLSEDLDALFGERVITDRRSAPGTASADHYDQQIKPIFEQRCIVCHGCYDAPCQLKLNSPEGIMRGANPELVYNGTRILASTPQRLGIDAHTTEQWRERGFHSILNERSQTAAINTQNSVLYKMLELKQQHPNFQAEDSPLIHDDVTLGLDREQQCTTREDFNQFAVDHPLWGMPYALPALAEEEHERLSDWIRAGAAMSLPPQLPENIEKQRQQWEHFLNGDSLKQQLTSRYIYEHWYLANLYFSELPIFTQQEPEQRPGYFFKLVRSATPPGLPIRPIATRRPYDDPGVKRVYYRLQLNHASIVAKTHMPYRLNQQRMDWLTDLFITPEYAVNTLPGYDNEVAANPFIAFKDLPVSARYQLMLQEAEFTIMGFIKGPVCRGQVALNVINDHFWVFFTSPDKVKDQEMADFLNQQSENLRLPGEDESNSGIVTNWFKYSHLQGEFLKAKRQANKQLSDNIKRFDTSLIWNGEGKNPNAALTVFRHFDSSSVVKGLVGQNPKTAWVITYPLLERIHYLLVAEFDVYGNIGHQLLTRLYMDFLRMEGEFNFLAFLPQKSRQELAQYWYRDTSDEVKEFLLTQGEHLIRNPDIHYNTTNPKAELFGLLKSHLDTTLSHKYTLQQHTTPELLAELLPINRITGRAANLMPEMSVLMVDNYLGKPTLFTLIRNSGHSNINGLLTEDSNRLPEEDYLTLVPGVLGTYPGAMYRVSAFRLPKLVEAITSLADEDDYQRFVDQFGVRRTNPRFWLHSDEVHRQFAEQDPLYYGILDFNRLENR; encoded by the coding sequence GTGTTTCGTTTATTGGTTGTTTTGGTTTTGTTAGCCGGTTGCAGCAGCGTTGCCTTGCTGTCTGAAGATCTGGATGCCTTATTTGGTGAGAGAGTGATCACCGACAGGCGCTCAGCCCCGGGAACTGCCAGTGCAGATCATTATGACCAGCAGATCAAGCCCATTTTTGAACAGCGCTGCATCGTTTGTCATGGCTGTTACGATGCTCCCTGCCAACTAAAACTCAACTCGCCGGAAGGCATTATGCGTGGCGCGAATCCGGAGCTGGTTTATAACGGCACACGCATTTTGGCCTCCACACCACAGCGCCTGGGCATTGATGCACACACCACCGAACAATGGCGCGAACGTGGCTTTCACAGCATCCTCAACGAACGCAGCCAGACCGCCGCCATTAACACCCAGAATTCGGTGCTGTATAAAATGCTGGAATTAAAACAGCAACACCCAAACTTCCAGGCTGAAGACTCGCCGTTAATTCATGACGATGTGACCCTTGGCCTGGATCGCGAACAGCAGTGCACCACTCGTGAAGATTTTAATCAGTTTGCAGTCGACCACCCGCTCTGGGGAATGCCTTATGCATTGCCAGCCCTGGCAGAGGAGGAACATGAAAGACTGTCAGACTGGATTCGGGCCGGTGCTGCCATGTCTTTGCCCCCGCAACTTCCGGAGAACATCGAGAAGCAACGACAACAGTGGGAACACTTTTTAAATGGAGACTCTCTGAAACAGCAACTAACCAGTCGTTATATTTATGAACACTGGTATCTGGCTAATTTGTATTTTTCCGAGCTCCCCATATTTACTCAGCAAGAGCCAGAACAGCGTCCGGGCTACTTCTTTAAACTGGTACGTTCCGCAACACCACCAGGGCTACCTATTCGGCCGATCGCTACACGCCGTCCGTATGATGATCCAGGCGTTAAGCGAGTGTATTACCGCTTACAGTTAAACCATGCCAGTATTGTCGCCAAAACACACATGCCCTATCGCTTAAATCAACAACGCATGGATTGGCTCACCGACTTATTTATAACGCCGGAGTATGCCGTAAACACGCTGCCGGGGTATGACAATGAAGTAGCAGCCAATCCCTTTATTGCCTTTAAAGATCTGCCAGTTAGTGCTCGTTACCAATTAATGCTGCAAGAAGCTGAATTTACCATCATGGGCTTTATTAAGGGGCCAGTATGCCGTGGTCAGGTCGCATTGAATGTTATCAATGATCATTTTTGGGTATTTTTCACCTCTCCGGATAAGGTTAAAGATCAGGAGATGGCGGATTTTCTGAATCAGCAAAGTGAAAACTTACGCTTGCCCGGAGAAGATGAAAGCAATTCGGGCATCGTCACCAACTGGTTTAAATACAGCCATTTACAAGGGGAGTTTTTAAAGGCTAAACGTCAGGCGAATAAACAATTGTCTGATAATATCAAACGTTTTGACACCAGCCTGATCTGGAACGGTGAAGGGAAAAACCCGAACGCGGCATTAACCGTTTTTCGTCACTTTGACAGTTCCAGTGTGGTTAAAGGGCTGGTAGGACAAAACCCTAAAACCGCCTGGGTAATTACTTACCCTCTGTTGGAGCGAATTCATTATTTATTAGTGGCTGAATTTGATGTGTACGGCAATATTGGCCATCAGCTGTTAACACGGCTTTATATGGACTTCTTAAGAATGGAAGGCGAGTTTAATTTTCTGGCTTTCTTACCTCAAAAAAGTCGACAGGAACTGGCTCAATATTGGTATCGTGATACCAGCGATGAAGTCAAAGAGTTTCTGCTGACTCAGGGCGAACACTTAATTCGGAATCCGGATATTCACTACAATACGACCAATCCAAAAGCGGAATTGTTTGGCTTGTTAAAGTCACATCTGGACACAACACTCAGCCATAAATACACACTGCAGCAGCACACAACGCCGGAATTATTAGCTGAGTTATTACCGATCAACCGAATCACAGGAAGAGCTGCCAACCTGATGCCGGAAATGTCGGTATTAATGGTTGATAATTATTTGGGAAAACCGACGTTATTTACCCTGATCCGCAACAGCGGACACAGTAATATTAACGGCCTGCTAACTGAAGACAGCAATCGCTTACCAGAAGAAGATTACCTGACGCTGGTTCCGGGGGTTTTAGGAACCTATCCGGGTGCCATGTACCGGGTTTCTGCTTTCCGTTTACCAAAACTGGTTGAAGCCATCACATCACTTGCCGATGAAGACGACTACCAACGGTTTGTTGATCAGTTTGGCGTGCGTCGCACCAATCCACGATTCTGGCTGCATAGCGATGAAGTCCATCGTCAATTCGCTGAACAAGATCCGCTCTATTACGGCATTCTTGACTTTAATCGTTTAGAAAATCGCTGA
- a CDS encoding ketopantoate reductase family protein codes for MNILIVGAGAVGQVYGYHFQQAGNHVSYLIKEKYRTQIAQGMTLLPLNSHKSLNNRSASSPEVHFFADDIITQWPTEKSGFDLIILTIPSDALRSLPYDDVRQACINTPVLMLQPSREDRQRLQQELPHTPIAEGLISLIAYQAPLPDHPLQIQHLPADTEQENSGIAYYLPPLKMSISSISQPLAKQISALFNQGGIRAKVSASAIEDSAIPSAFLMTFLCVLQASDWRFQQLRDNTQHLKTLSRAQRFLIPMQKPVGFGRTLLHIGSSLMLRPWLYRLLLNLSPKVLPLPLEAYLAFHFQKVHQQTRLYMEDYYRHHPDHSIGKLLDLCQPLPINQDPKIKNRA; via the coding sequence ATGAATATTCTGATCGTCGGTGCTGGCGCAGTAGGCCAGGTGTATGGCTATCATTTTCAGCAAGCCGGCAATCATGTCAGCTACCTGATTAAGGAAAAATACCGCACACAAATCGCGCAAGGTATGACGCTATTGCCGTTAAATAGCCATAAGTCGTTAAATAACCGCAGCGCATCATCGCCAGAAGTACATTTTTTTGCGGACGATATTATTACTCAGTGGCCTACAGAGAAATCCGGATTTGACCTGATTATCCTGACCATTCCTTCTGATGCACTGCGTTCATTGCCTTATGACGACGTTCGACAAGCCTGTATAAATACTCCGGTATTGATGCTACAGCCCAGCCGGGAAGATCGTCAGCGATTACAACAGGAATTACCCCACACTCCTATTGCAGAAGGGTTAATCAGCCTGATTGCCTATCAGGCGCCTCTTCCAGACCACCCCTTGCAAATCCAACACTTGCCAGCTGATACAGAACAAGAAAACAGCGGCATCGCGTATTATTTACCGCCGCTAAAAATGTCGATTTCATCAATATCACAGCCGCTAGCCAAACAGATTTCTGCGTTATTTAACCAGGGAGGCATCCGCGCCAAAGTGTCAGCATCTGCGATTGAGGATTCAGCCATACCCTCCGCCTTCCTGATGACTTTTTTATGCGTCTTGCAAGCATCCGACTGGCGCTTTCAGCAATTGCGTGACAACACCCAACATCTCAAAACGCTCTCCAGGGCTCAACGCTTTTTGATTCCCATGCAGAAACCCGTCGGCTTCGGCCGGACCTTGCTACACATCGGCAGCTCGCTGATGCTGCGACCGTGGCTCTATCGCCTGTTACTCAACCTCTCTCCCAAGGTATTACCACTACCGCTGGAGGCCTATCTCGCCTTCCATTTTCAAAAGGTGCACCAACAGACCCGGTTATATATGGAAGATTATTACCGCCACCATCCAGATCACTCCATTGGTAAACTGCTGGATTTGTGTCAGCCACTCCCGATCAATCAAGACCCAAAAATAAAAAACAGAGCGTAA
- a CDS encoding glutathione S-transferase, with amino-acid sequence MITLHHLNNSRSQRIIWLLEELGLDYQIKTYQRDAKTSLAPKELEQIHPLGKSPVITHNDEVIAESGLIIEYLASLTDNHFEPDKTDADYWQNKYWLHYSEGSLMPLMVMALLFEKMRTAPMPFFIKPIARTLANKVEAAYSGPNLIKHLNYIEKHLASHTWFCGDAIRSADFQMIFPLEAALARTTMNDYPNIRRYVKQIHALKTYQTALQKGGPYDYAS; translated from the coding sequence ATGATTACTCTGCACCACCTTAATAACTCACGCTCACAACGCATTATCTGGCTATTAGAAGAACTGGGACTGGATTATCAGATCAAGACCTACCAACGCGACGCCAAGACTTCATTGGCTCCCAAAGAACTTGAGCAAATACACCCGCTGGGCAAATCACCGGTGATCACCCACAATGATGAAGTCATCGCCGAATCCGGGCTGATTATCGAGTACCTGGCCAGCCTGACCGACAATCACTTCGAGCCGGATAAAACGGACGCCGATTATTGGCAAAATAAATACTGGCTGCATTACAGTGAAGGCTCATTAATGCCACTGATGGTAATGGCTTTATTGTTTGAAAAAATGCGTACCGCACCCATGCCTTTTTTCATCAAGCCTATTGCCCGCACTTTAGCCAACAAAGTAGAAGCTGCCTATTCTGGCCCCAATCTGATTAAACACCTGAACTACATTGAAAAACACCTGGCCAGTCATACCTGGTTTTGTGGCGATGCAATCCGCTCGGCCGATTTTCAGATGATCTTCCCGTTAGAAGCGGCCTTAGCCCGTACAACGATGAATGACTACCCGAATATTCGTCGCTATGTAAAACAAATACACGCTTTAAAAACGTATCAAACGGCGCTACAAAAAGGCGGCCCTTACGATTACGCATCGTAA
- a CDS encoding TlpA disulfide reductase family protein: protein MMESSMLSRLFVLCILFSSFTINALEINDDVPPEVASVLELDENKITIIDFFASWCVSCRVELPEVSALTPQLDSAQVDVIGINVDEEVQEGLEYIQSFDATGGLNFRVVMDTEQSLIEAFGPLGMPALYYLHQGKVKAMHLGAVANISAVIRDDLNKLGYR from the coding sequence ATGATGGAGTCCTCGATGTTATCCCGCCTGTTTGTATTATGTATTTTGTTCAGCTCATTCACGATTAATGCTCTGGAAATCAACGATGATGTTCCGCCTGAAGTCGCCAGTGTTCTGGAACTGGATGAAAATAAAATTACCATTATCGATTTTTTTGCGTCCTGGTGTGTTTCCTGTCGTGTTGAATTACCCGAAGTTTCTGCGCTGACGCCACAGTTAGATTCCGCACAGGTTGATGTAATTGGTATTAATGTCGACGAAGAAGTACAGGAAGGGCTTGAATATATTCAGTCATTTGATGCCACCGGTGGGTTGAATTTCCGGGTTGTGATGGATACCGAGCAAAGCCTGATCGAAGCTTTTGGGCCTTTAGGGATGCCTGCTTTGTATTATTTGCATCAAGGCAAGGTAAAAGCGATGCATCTGGGTGCTGTTGCCAACATCTCTGCTGTTATTCGTGACGATCTGAATAAGCTGGGTTATCGCTAA
- a CDS encoding DUF4266 domain-containing protein → MSIDEPLSAGSEEKPVNSPASVRSGKPVDIVAVKAPSSAKKDADHSDVWSQIKDFFTIEKVRPWQKSILARDTMKAAGPIPGSEKFSLKVYTSKEGSRGGTGVAGGGCGCN, encoded by the coding sequence GTGTCAATTGACGAGCCACTGTCGGCTGGTTCTGAAGAAAAACCAGTAAATTCACCCGCAAGTGTCCGCTCGGGTAAGCCAGTTGATATCGTGGCTGTGAAAGCGCCATCAAGTGCTAAAAAAGACGCGGATCACAGTGATGTATGGAGTCAGATTAAAGACTTCTTCACGATTGAAAAGGTTCGTCCGTGGCAAAAATCAATCCTGGCTCGGGATACGATGAAAGCGGCAGGCCCGATTCCGGGATCTGAAAAATTCAGTCTGAAAGTTTATACCTCAAAAGAAGGCAGTCGTGGCGGTACCGGTGTGGCCGGTGGCGGTTGTGGTTGTAACTGA